The proteins below come from a single Uloborus diversus isolate 005 chromosome 10, Udiv.v.3.1, whole genome shotgun sequence genomic window:
- the LOC129231651 gene encoding uncharacterized protein LOC129231651: MTCFLGRRGWSGWERPSQIRKLQGGGGSNFDYDPAKESSDKTKEPEEEDRLKLSDLKGVQFWTSESSSDEDSANYTRSPPCNQFSELESKLSFHNLDKHKEIGTVLQNKDSRNNEPQDHIRKLQGCGGRNFDYDPAKESSDKTKEPEEEDRLKLSDLKGVQFWTSESSSDEDSADYTRSPPCNQFSELESKLSFHNLDKHKEIGTVLQNKDSRYNEPQDDVINVVNFVMHNILHAICCEKEQEIKRIRDNERNCRPVPHNRLFISHRYEPFPKRYVLNDETADHPKNQ; this comes from the exons ATCCGTAAGTTGCAAGGTGGTGGTGGCAGCAATTTTGATTATGATCCTGCTAAAGAATCTTCAGATAAAACAAAAGAGCCTGAAGAAGAGGATCGCCTTAAACTGTCAGACCTCAAAGGTGTTCAATTCTGGACCTCAGAATCTTCCAGTGATGAAGATTCTGCTAACTACACACGCTCTCCACCCTGCAATCAATTCAGTGAACTTGAATCAAAATTGTCTTTTCATAACTTAGACAAGCATAAAGAAATTGGAACTGTTTTACAGAACAAAGATTCCAGAAATAATGAGCCACAAGATCAT ATCCGTAAGTTGCAAGGTTGTGGTGGCAGAAATTTTGATTATGATCCTGCTAAAGAATCTTCAGATAAAACAAAAGAGCCTGAAGAAGAGGATCGCCTTAAACTGTCAGACCTCAAAGGTGTTCAATTCTGGACCTCAGAATCTTCCAGTGATGAAGATTCTGCTGACTACACACGCTCTCCACCCTGCAATCAATTCAGTGAACTTGAATCAAAATTGTCTTTTCATAACTTAGACAAGCATAAAGAAATTGGAACTGTTTTACAGAACAAAGATTCCAGATATAATGAGCCACAAGATGATGTAATAAATGTTGTAAATTTTGTCATGCATAATATTTTGCATGCTATTTGCTGTGAAAAggaacaggaaataaaaagaattagAGACAATGAAAGAAATTGTAGACCTGTTCCTCATAATAGATTGTTTATTTCACATCGCTATGAACCCTTTCCGAAAAGGTACGTGCTCAATGATGAAACTGCAGATCATCCTAAAA ATCAGTGA